In a single window of the Bacillus clarus genome:
- a CDS encoding bifunctional cytochrome P450/NADPH--P450 reductase produces the protein METKEIPQPKTDGELGNLSLLNKEKPIQSLMKISDQMGEIFKFETPSRVTRYVSSQRLVKEVCDESRFDKSLSQALKNVRSFTGDGLFTSWSYEKKWKKAHNILLPSFSQQAMKGYHAMMVDIAVQLIQKWERLNVNEYIDVPADMTRLTLDTIGLCGFNYRFNSFYRDQPHPFIVSMVRALDESMNRLQRANPNDSLYEEERLQLQKDIQYMNELVDKIIKDRKVSGEQGDDLLAHMLNGKDPETGETLDNENIRYQMITFLIAGHETTSGLLSFALYFLVKNPHILHKATEEAARVLVDPVPTYRQVKQLKYITMVLNESLRLWPTAPAFSLYPKEDTVLGGEYSLKQGEEITVLIPQLHRDKIIWGEDVEEFRPERFENPSTIPQHAFKPFGNGQRACIGQQFAIHEATLVLGMMLKHFDFYDHKNYELDIKETLTLKPEGFTVKAVSKKVPLGGIPTPDHEQVAKTVRNVVDNAHNTPLLVLYGSNMGTAEGIARNLVDIALSKGFATQVAPLDSHVGNLPKTGAVLIIAASYNGNPPDNAKKFVEWLEKASEHEVKDVHYAVFGCGDKNWITTYQKVPFYIDEQLAKKGAKRLTERGEGDASDDFEEVYEEWSEQLWNDVADYFKLDIKGNETNASTLSLEYVGSGAEAILAKMYPTFTTQVVENKELQQSCRARSTRHLEICLPNNITYKEGDHLGVIPRNYPELVNRVLTRFQLNGSNYIRLTGDNTKLVHLPLNRTVSINELLQFVELQEPVTRNQLRTMAAKTVCPPHKREIEALLETKVYKEQVLSKRLTMLELLEKYPACEMEFVEFIALLPALRPRYYSISSSQRVNDQKLSITVSVVEENAWSGNGKYKGIASTYLAQLKEGDSITCFVSSSQSGFELPKESKTPIIMVGPGTGVAPFRGFLQARKAMKANGQSLGEAHLYFGCRSLEEDYLYQEELEQAQEEGIVTLHTAFSRMKDQPKTYVQHLIKQDSEKLIKLIEQDAHIYICGDGRRMAPDVENTLVKSYADIHNLSEQEACAWLQQLEEKLYYTKDVWAG, from the coding sequence ATGGAAACAAAAGAAATACCGCAACCTAAAACAGATGGAGAGCTTGGAAATTTATCATTATTAAATAAAGAAAAACCAATTCAATCTTTAATGAAAATTAGCGATCAAATGGGGGAAATATTTAAATTTGAAACACCTAGTCGAGTTACTCGCTATGTGTCCAGCCAACGATTAGTTAAAGAGGTGTGTGATGAATCGCGCTTTGATAAGAGTTTAAGCCAAGCACTCAAAAATGTAAGAAGCTTTACTGGAGATGGCCTTTTTACGAGTTGGTCATACGAAAAAAAATGGAAAAAAGCTCATAACATTTTATTACCAAGTTTTAGTCAGCAAGCGATGAAGGGGTATCATGCGATGATGGTAGATATCGCTGTGCAGTTGATTCAAAAATGGGAGCGTTTAAATGTAAATGAGTACATTGATGTGCCAGCTGATATGACACGCTTGACACTTGATACAATTGGACTTTGTGGCTTTAATTATCGCTTTAACAGTTTCTATCGCGATCAGCCCCATCCATTTATTGTGAGCATGGTACGTGCGCTAGATGAGTCAATGAATCGATTACAGCGTGCGAATCCAAATGATTCATTATATGAAGAGGAAAGACTTCAACTTCAAAAAGATATTCAATACATGAATGAGTTAGTCGATAAAATTATTAAGGACCGAAAAGTAAGTGGTGAGCAAGGAGATGATCTGCTTGCACATATGCTAAACGGAAAAGACCCGGAAACAGGAGAAACGTTAGATAATGAAAATATTCGTTATCAAATGATTACATTTTTAATCGCAGGCCATGAAACAACGAGTGGTCTATTGTCGTTCGCGCTGTATTTCTTAGTGAAAAATCCTCACATTTTACATAAAGCAACAGAAGAAGCGGCTCGTGTATTGGTAGATCCTGTTCCTACCTATAGACAAGTGAAGCAGTTGAAATATATTACTATGGTATTAAATGAATCACTTCGTTTATGGCCCACTGCTCCTGCTTTTTCTTTATATCCAAAAGAAGATACCGTACTTGGTGGAGAATATTCGTTGAAGCAGGGAGAAGAGATTACGGTACTTATTCCGCAGCTTCATCGTGATAAAATAATTTGGGGTGAAGATGTAGAGGAATTCAGGCCAGAGCGTTTTGAAAATCCAAGTACAATTCCACAGCACGCATTTAAGCCTTTTGGAAACGGACAACGCGCATGTATAGGGCAACAGTTTGCAATTCATGAAGCGACTCTTGTACTAGGAATGATGCTGAAGCATTTTGATTTTTATGATCATAAAAATTACGAATTAGATATTAAAGAAACCTTGACGCTAAAACCAGAAGGGTTTACCGTAAAAGCGGTATCGAAAAAAGTCCCTCTAGGTGGTATTCCTACTCCTGACCACGAACAGGTAGCAAAAACTGTTCGTAATGTAGTAGACAATGCTCATAACACGCCATTACTCGTACTGTATGGTTCGAATATGGGTACGGCAGAAGGAATAGCACGCAATCTGGTAGATATCGCTCTGAGTAAAGGATTCGCCACACAAGTTGCTCCATTAGATTCTCATGTGGGGAACCTTCCTAAAACAGGAGCAGTATTGATAATTGCTGCTTCATATAATGGGAATCCCCCTGATAATGCGAAAAAGTTTGTAGAGTGGTTGGAGAAAGCATCTGAGCATGAAGTGAAAGATGTTCACTATGCTGTATTTGGCTGCGGCGATAAGAATTGGATCACTACGTACCAAAAGGTACCTTTCTATATTGATGAACAACTTGCCAAAAAAGGAGCCAAGCGTCTAACAGAGCGTGGCGAAGGAGATGCAAGTGATGACTTTGAAGAAGTTTATGAAGAGTGGAGTGAACAACTATGGAATGATGTAGCAGATTACTTCAAACTCGATATCAAGGGTAATGAAACCAATGCATCTACTCTTTCTTTGGAATATGTAGGAAGTGGAGCAGAAGCGATTTTAGCGAAAATGTATCCTACTTTTACAACACAAGTTGTAGAGAATAAAGAATTACAACAATCGTGTCGTGCAAGAAGTACAAGACACTTGGAAATTTGTTTACCCAATAATATAACTTATAAAGAAGGCGATCATTTAGGGGTGATTCCGAGAAACTATCCAGAATTGGTAAATCGTGTACTAACTCGTTTTCAGTTAAATGGATCTAACTATATCCGTTTAACTGGTGATAATACAAAATTAGTTCACCTTCCTTTAAATCGTACAGTTTCAATCAATGAGTTACTTCAATTTGTGGAGCTTCAAGAACCGGTCACAAGAAATCAGTTACGTACAATGGCAGCAAAAACAGTTTGTCCACCGCATAAGAGAGAGATAGAGGCACTATTAGAAACAAAGGTGTATAAAGAACAAGTGTTGTCCAAGCGTTTAACGATGCTTGAATTATTAGAGAAATATCCAGCATGTGAAATGGAATTTGTTGAATTTATCGCATTACTTCCAGCATTGCGTCCACGCTATTATTCAATTTCTTCTTCCCAAAGAGTAAATGACCAGAAATTGAGTATTACCGTTAGTGTTGTGGAAGAAAATGCATGGAGTGGAAATGGAAAATACAAAGGAATTGCGTCTACTTATTTAGCTCAGCTTAAAGAAGGAGATTCCATTACATGTTTTGTTTCAAGTTCACAGTCAGGCTTTGAACTTCCGAAAGAATCTAAAACACCGATTATTATGGTAGGGCCAGGAACAGGAGTTGCACCGTTTAGAGGTTTTCTACAGGCTAGAAAAGCAATGAAAGCCAATGGTCAATCATTAGGTGAAGCACATCTCTATTTTGGATGTCGTTCACTTGAAGAGGACTATCTATATCAAGAAGAGCTTGAGCAAGCGCAGGAAGAAGGAATTGTAACTCTTCACACTGCCTTCTCTCGAATGAAGGATCAGCCGAAAACATACGTTCAGCATTTAATAAAACAAGATAGTGAAAAGCTGATTAAGTTAATTGAGCAAGACGCACACATCTATATATGTGGTGATGGAAGAAGAATGGCACCAGATGTAGAAAATACACTTGTAAAAAGTTACGCTGACATTCACAATTTAAGTGAACAAGAGGCATGTGCATGGTTACAGCAGTTAGAAGAGAAACTGTATTATACAAAAGATGTTTGGGCTGGATAA
- a CDS encoding serine hydrolase domain-containing protein — protein MLKKWLIVFLIFTIFCGSVFVFMHANKDKRHKLKAFSDSHSKIENDKSKVSENQKNRYEAVAAKLDQYLKDKGFNGTVLVADSNNVILKKGYGYANIADKVLTTPRTKYRIGSITKTVVAVSILQLKEKGKLNIEDNVNKYIPSFPADKNITLRNLLTHTSGLPEQGQGSVDAASRLKLVNWIASQKLEFPAGTGWRYTDYNYMVLAYIIEKLTKQPLAEYVKEHIFTPVGMHESGMGATFPGDIFLAEGYTKKDNELVATPRLRMNWLYGCGEMYTTVEDMKRLDEAIMDGKLLSAQSLSDMFTVSPSRKYGFSFYIYPDYYHNHGVLAGWNTFNNFNWDKRIFVILFSNVQNGMNDTFNQEFRGMAKDLLEGK, from the coding sequence ATGTTAAAGAAATGGTTAATCGTTTTCTTGATTTTTACTATTTTTTGTGGAAGTGTATTCGTATTCATGCATGCCAATAAAGATAAAAGACATAAATTAAAGGCATTTTCAGATTCTCATAGTAAAATAGAAAACGATAAGTCTAAGGTAAGTGAAAATCAGAAAAATCGTTATGAGGCTGTGGCCGCAAAATTAGATCAATATTTAAAAGATAAAGGATTTAATGGCACTGTTCTTGTAGCTGATAGCAATAATGTGATTTTAAAAAAAGGATATGGATATGCAAATATAGCAGATAAAGTTTTAACAACACCGAGAACGAAATATCGTATCGGTTCTATTACGAAAACAGTAGTGGCGGTCTCTATATTACAGTTAAAAGAAAAAGGGAAATTAAATATAGAGGATAATGTGAATAAATATATTCCATCATTCCCAGCAGATAAAAATATTACGTTAAGAAATTTATTAACACATACATCTGGATTGCCAGAGCAAGGACAAGGTAGTGTAGATGCGGCATCACGTTTAAAGCTAGTGAATTGGATCGCTTCTCAAAAGCTTGAATTCCCAGCAGGGACAGGATGGAGATATACAGATTATAACTATATGGTGCTTGCTTACATTATAGAAAAGCTAACGAAGCAACCGTTAGCTGAGTATGTAAAAGAGCATATTTTCACTCCTGTTGGAATGCATGAATCTGGTATGGGAGCAACTTTTCCTGGAGACATTTTTCTTGCGGAAGGTTATACGAAAAAAGATAATGAATTAGTAGCTACTCCTAGGTTAAGAATGAATTGGTTATATGGTTGTGGTGAAATGTATACAACTGTAGAAGATATGAAAAGGTTAGATGAAGCAATTATGGACGGAAAACTACTTTCCGCACAAAGCTTATCAGATATGTTTACAGTATCACCTTCAAGAAAATATGGATTTAGTTTTTACATTTATCCAGATTATTATCATAATCATGGTGTATTAGCTGGATGGAATACATTTAATAATTTTAATTGGGATAAACGAATTTTTGTTATTTTATTCTCTAATGTACAAAACGGAATGAATGATACATTTAACCAAGAATTTAGGGGAATGGCGAAAGATTTGTTAGAAGGAAAATAA
- a CDS encoding TetR/AcrR family transcriptional regulator, translating into METTSSKQEGIFSASLLLFAERGFNGTTIPMIAEKANVGAGTIYRYFENKESLVNELFQKYVEEFLSCIQKGLTNEKKALREEFHHIFDGMVKFTIDHPRALGFISSHSQGTFLNKKSHATYEKLVGFVCNFLQEGQKQQKIRALSVKVLIAILFGSFMEICELIESKQIPLTNKLVEDVEESLWAAISIES; encoded by the coding sequence ATGGAGACAACTTCATCGAAACAAGAGGGTATTTTCTCTGCATCCCTTCTGTTATTTGCTGAAAGAGGGTTTAATGGAACAACAATACCTATGATTGCAGAAAAAGCGAATGTAGGGGCAGGTACAATTTATCGTTATTTTGAAAATAAAGAAAGTCTGGTAAATGAACTGTTTCAAAAATATGTAGAAGAGTTTTTATCATGTATTCAAAAGGGGTTAACGAATGAAAAAAAGGCACTTCGAGAGGAGTTTCATCATATTTTTGACGGGATGGTCAAATTTACAATAGACCACCCGCGTGCATTGGGTTTTATCAGTTCGCATAGTCAGGGAACATTTTTAAATAAGAAAAGCCATGCAACATACGAGAAACTAGTAGGGTTTGTTTGTAACTTTTTACAAGAGGGACAAAAACAACAAAAAATACGAGCATTATCTGTAAAAGTACTTATTGCAATCTTATTTGGAAGCTTTATGGAGATTTGCGAGCTTATTGAAAGCAAACAAATACCTCTAACAAATAAGTTGGTTGAAGATGTAGAGGAAAGTTTATGGGCGGCTATCAGCATCGAATCATAG
- a CDS encoding uberolysin/carnocyclin family circular bacteriocin, translating into MFEVMGYFSIDRSWATKTVDAIDAVGWGVVAASTIAAIITAGGLAVTSAMIDAAIYTVKDYLSRSLKAQAVVW; encoded by the coding sequence ATGTTTGAAGTTATGGGTTATTTTAGTATAGACCGTAGTTGGGCTACTAAAACTGTAGATGCTATTGATGCAGTAGGTTGGGGAGTTGTAGCTGCAAGTACAATCGCTGCAATTATTACAGCTGGTGGGTTAGCTGTGACAAGTGCAATGATTGATGCAGCTATTTACACTGTTAAAGATTATCTAAGTAGAAGCCTAAAAGCACAAGCTGTTGTATGGTAA
- a CDS encoding endonuclease MutS2, which yields MNTMTFEKLQYNELKEIVKSYCVSGLGKQLLNKLEPSTSMKVVKNRLNETTEARAILDAEGHVPFFGISNIDSTIQKLEKGMILDPEELIRVSDFLRGCRKIKQFMLEKEFFAPVLASYANSMSEFKSVEEEINFSIKGNNVDSAASKELKRIRSNIDSIDGKIKERLTKFLNSSANKKYIQEFFISKKDDRYTIPIKSSYKNQVAGSIVEVSLKGSTVFIEPSAVAKLNVELASLKAEEAMEEYQILATLSGMILENIYNIKINMELISQYDMVFAKAKFSKYIGGIEPKLNDYGYIHLVNCKHPLLTGKVVPLNFEIGQNYRSLIITGPNAGGKTIVLKTIGLLTLATMSGFHIAGDTETEIAIFENVFVDIGDNQSIENALSTFSSHMKNLSEIMRLSNNNTLLLFDEIGSGTEPNEGAALAISILEEFYFAGCITVASTHYGEIKRFSEMHDDFMNAAMQFNSETLEPLYKLIIGRSGESNALWIAKKMDVREHVLQKAKGYMGNKKYGLERVDESKIRKQKVVKAKVEEKYEYKRGDRVKLLDHDDFGIVYKEKDNFYNVVVFYKNELLEVNVKRISLDVAAKNLYPEGYDLNRLFVDYKERKMQHDIERGSKKALRKIQKEIRKNRG from the coding sequence GTGAATACAATGACTTTTGAAAAGTTACAATATAACGAATTAAAGGAAATAGTGAAATCTTATTGTGTAAGTGGATTAGGTAAACAATTATTAAATAAATTAGAGCCGAGTACGAGTATGAAAGTAGTTAAAAATCGTTTAAATGAAACGACGGAAGCACGGGCTATATTAGATGCGGAAGGGCATGTGCCGTTTTTCGGAATCTCTAATATCGATAGTACAATTCAAAAACTAGAAAAAGGAATGATTTTAGATCCGGAAGAATTAATTCGCGTCTCAGACTTTTTACGTGGATGCCGAAAGATAAAACAGTTTATGTTAGAGAAAGAGTTTTTTGCACCAGTATTAGCATCTTATGCAAATTCAATGTCTGAATTTAAAAGTGTGGAAGAGGAAATTAATTTTTCAATTAAAGGAAATAACGTCGACTCAGCTGCTAGCAAGGAACTAAAACGAATTCGAAGTAATATCGATTCTATAGATGGAAAGATTAAAGAACGTTTAACGAAGTTTTTAAATAGTAGTGCGAATAAGAAATATATTCAAGAATTCTTTATTAGTAAAAAGGATGATCGTTATACGATTCCAATTAAATCTTCCTATAAAAACCAAGTGGCAGGAAGTATTGTTGAAGTTTCTTTGAAAGGTTCTACTGTATTTATTGAACCTTCTGCAGTGGCAAAATTAAACGTAGAATTAGCTAGTTTGAAAGCGGAAGAAGCGATGGAAGAATATCAAATTTTAGCTACTTTATCGGGAATGATTTTAGAAAATATTTATAACATAAAAATCAATATGGAACTGATTAGCCAATACGATATGGTGTTTGCGAAGGCGAAATTTAGTAAATATATCGGCGGGATAGAACCGAAGTTAAACGATTATGGCTATATTCATTTAGTGAATTGTAAACATCCGCTTTTAACAGGGAAAGTTGTACCATTAAATTTTGAAATCGGTCAGAACTATCGCAGCTTAATTATTACAGGACCGAATGCGGGCGGGAAAACAATTGTTTTAAAAACGATAGGGTTACTAACGCTAGCAACAATGTCTGGTTTTCACATCGCTGGAGATACAGAAACGGAAATCGCCATTTTCGAAAATGTGTTTGTAGATATTGGGGATAATCAAAGTATAGAAAATGCACTTAGCACATTTTCATCTCATATGAAAAATCTTTCGGAGATTATGAGGTTATCGAATAACAATACGTTGTTACTATTTGATGAAATAGGAAGTGGTACAGAGCCAAATGAAGGAGCTGCACTTGCGATATCTATTTTAGAAGAATTTTATTTTGCGGGATGTATTACAGTTGCAAGTACACATTACGGTGAAATTAAACGTTTTTCAGAAATGCATGATGACTTTATGAATGCGGCAATGCAATTTAATAGTGAAACGTTAGAGCCGCTATATAAATTAATAATAGGAAGATCGGGAGAAAGTAACGCTCTTTGGATTGCTAAAAAAATGGATGTAAGAGAACATGTATTGCAAAAAGCGAAAGGTTATATGGGAAATAAAAAGTACGGTTTAGAGCGAGTGGATGAAAGTAAAATTAGGAAACAAAAAGTTGTGAAAGCAAAAGTAGAAGAGAAGTATGAATATAAAAGAGGGGATCGTGTGAAATTATTAGATCATGATGATTTTGGGATTGTATATAAAGAGAAAGACAATTTTTATAATGTTGTTGTGTTTTATAAAAATGAATTGTTGGAAGTAAATGTGAAGCGAATTTCATTAGATGTTGCAGCGAAAAACTTATACCCAGAAGGATATGATTTAAATAGGTTGTTTGTTGATTATAAAGAAAGAAAAATGCAACATGATATAGAGCGTGGATCGAAAAAAGCGCTTCGTAAAATTCAAAAAGAAATAAGAAAGAATAGAGGATAA
- a CDS encoding GNAT family N-acetyltransferase, producing the protein MNIIIRQEQKKDYRTTEAVVKQAFLNEVFSDKKEHELVNRIRKSDAFIPELSLVALDEEIVGHIMLSKIKIETAGVLVYSLALAPVSVAPDYQKKGVGGKLISAALTKARELGYQSVIVLGHKDYYPKFGFESASKWNIRAPFDLPEEVFMAKELTDNALRNVEGVVRYSEAFSE; encoded by the coding sequence ATGAATATAATTATTAGACAAGAACAGAAAAAAGATTATAGAACGACAGAAGCAGTTGTAAAACAAGCGTTTTTAAATGAAGTATTTAGTGATAAAAAAGAGCATGAACTTGTAAATCGTATTAGAAAATCTGATGCGTTTATTCCCGAGCTATCATTGGTTGCGTTAGATGAAGAAATAGTTGGACACATTATGCTTTCTAAAATAAAAATAGAAACTGCTGGTGTATTAGTGTACTCATTAGCGCTCGCACCAGTTTCAGTTGCACCAGACTATCAGAAGAAAGGCGTTGGTGGAAAGCTCATTTCAGCTGCATTAACGAAAGCAAGAGAACTTGGGTATCAATCTGTTATCGTACTAGGTCATAAAGACTATTATCCAAAGTTTGGTTTTGAGTCAGCTAGTAAGTGGAATATACGAGCGCCATTTGATTTGCCGGAAGAAGTATTTATGGCTAAAGAGCTAACAGATAATGCACTTCGAAATGTAGAAGGAGTCGTTCGATATTCAGAAGCTTTTTCTGAATAG
- a CDS encoding arylamine N-acetyltransferase family protein yields MTEFQKRFFSRLNIQEKDSVSFEDLNAILSAMAQAVPFENLNILQNTFKEISKETLQEKILIHNRGGLCYELNPTMYYFLKDCGFHVHLVSGTVYHAPTSTWAVDSGHIATVLHHNNELYLIEVGFGSYLPLAPVPFSGEIVHSITGDYRIRKETTEKGNYILEMRKNNEFLDQSSTEDWVSGYAFYIEEVDETKVNAAQKIIVEHEESPFNKVPLIVKVTHDGHASLTKDSLTVTKQGEKFKESVTEEEYKNILHSTFGITL; encoded by the coding sequence ATGACAGAGTTTCAAAAGCGATTCTTCTCTAGATTAAATATACAAGAAAAAGATTCAGTCTCATTTGAAGATTTAAATGCGATTCTTTCTGCAATGGCACAAGCAGTTCCTTTTGAAAATTTAAATATTCTTCAAAACACCTTCAAAGAAATATCGAAAGAAACTCTTCAAGAGAAAATTTTAATTCATAACCGTGGCGGCCTTTGCTATGAATTAAATCCAACTATGTATTACTTCCTTAAAGATTGCGGCTTTCATGTTCATTTAGTTTCAGGAACAGTTTATCACGCTCCCACTTCTACTTGGGCTGTTGATTCAGGGCATATCGCCACAGTTTTACACCATAATAACGAACTTTATTTAATCGAAGTTGGTTTCGGTTCATATTTACCCCTTGCACCCGTTCCTTTCTCTGGAGAGATTGTTCACTCTATAACAGGTGACTATCGTATCCGTAAAGAAACTACAGAAAAAGGAAACTATATTTTAGAAATGCGTAAAAACAATGAGTTTTTAGATCAATCTTCTACTGAAGATTGGGTATCAGGCTATGCATTTTACATTGAAGAAGTAGATGAAACCAAGGTAAATGCAGCTCAAAAGATCATTGTCGAACATGAAGAATCACCATTTAATAAAGTCCCTCTAATTGTAAAAGTTACTCATGACGGGCATGCTTCATTAACGAAAGACAGCCTTACAGTAACAAAACAAGGTGAGAAGTTCAAAGAATCCGTTACAGAAGAAGAGTATAAAAATATATTACATTCCACATTTGGTATCACATTATAA
- the pepF gene encoding oligoendopeptidase F — MTELKDRLHIPDKEKWNLTDIYKTIEDWESDYKKIEVLTNELKQFNGNIHNGSSLLAYLTKSEELSSLLSLMFAYARLQSDLDTRDTAAQALVDKVSQLHVKVSAAKSFFSPFLLSVDEQTLHSYIEETEGLQYYKEDLYELYRYKKHVLNKDKEEILSQMGEALSSPQHTYGMLNNADITFGEITTEDGSKVNLTRGMYSKLIKDENREKRKESYQAYYKPYVQLKNSIASTLAAAIKNNVTISKVRNYTSALEKSLFGDMVPKEVYETLIDATKKNMKSLHTYNHLRQEKLNLNELRQYDLSVDLVKGVNQDIPYDKAFDIMLASLAPLGEAYIETLKGFKDKRYIDVRELPGKRSGAYNFGVYGVHPFILLNHNDDLNSLFTLTHECGHGMHTFYSHGFQPRISAHYSIFVAEVASTVNEVLLIHHLLKEAKDTEVRNHLVNHFIEKFKGTFFTQVMFAEFEKITHEMAEQGKPLNAQVFNGVYENLFREYNGDSLVFDEEVKYGWARIPHFYRPFYVYKYATGFASAIQIADQLLSGDIDAQKNYIEFLKGGSSDYPLNLLKKTGVDLMTPQPIESALNRFSKLVEEFSTL; from the coding sequence ATGACAGAATTAAAAGATCGATTACATATACCTGATAAAGAAAAATGGAATTTAACGGATATTTATAAAACAATTGAAGACTGGGAATCTGATTATAAAAAAATTGAAGTATTAACAAATGAATTAAAACAATTTAATGGAAATATTCATAATGGAAGTAGTTTACTAGCTTACCTTACAAAGAGCGAAGAACTATCTAGCTTATTATCATTAATGTTTGCTTATGCAAGACTCCAATCTGACCTGGATACACGTGATACAGCTGCACAAGCGCTTGTAGATAAAGTATCCCAATTACATGTTAAAGTAAGCGCAGCTAAATCTTTCTTTTCCCCATTCTTACTTAGCGTAGATGAACAAACTTTACATTCATACATAGAGGAAACAGAAGGTTTACAATATTATAAAGAAGATTTATACGAATTATATCGCTATAAAAAACACGTTTTAAATAAAGATAAAGAAGAAATCTTATCTCAAATGGGCGAAGCACTCTCTTCCCCGCAACATACATACGGTATGCTAAATAATGCAGATATTACATTTGGAGAAATTACAACCGAAGATGGTAGCAAAGTAAATTTAACACGTGGCATGTACTCTAAATTAATAAAAGATGAAAATAGGGAAAAACGAAAAGAGTCTTATCAAGCTTATTACAAGCCATATGTTCAACTGAAAAATTCTATCGCTTCCACTTTAGCAGCAGCTATTAAAAATAATGTTACCATTTCAAAAGTAAGAAATTATACATCCGCTTTAGAAAAATCACTATTTGGCGATATGGTTCCAAAAGAAGTATACGAAACTTTAATCGATGCGACTAAAAAAAATATGAAATCATTACATACTTATAATCATTTACGCCAAGAAAAATTAAATCTAAATGAATTAAGACAATACGACTTAAGTGTTGATTTAGTAAAAGGTGTAAATCAAGATATTCCATATGACAAAGCTTTTGACATTATGCTTGCCTCCCTTGCCCCTTTAGGCGAAGCATATATTGAAACTCTTAAAGGTTTTAAAGATAAACGATATATAGATGTAAGAGAATTACCTGGTAAACGTTCTGGCGCCTATAACTTCGGTGTATACGGGGTTCACCCTTTCATTCTTTTAAATCATAACGACGATTTAAACAGCCTTTTCACACTCACTCACGAATGTGGGCACGGCATGCATACATTTTATTCTCACGGTTTTCAGCCGAGAATTTCCGCTCACTATTCAATCTTTGTAGCAGAAGTCGCTTCTACAGTAAATGAAGTACTATTGATTCACCATTTATTAAAAGAAGCAAAAGATACTGAAGTACGCAATCATTTAGTTAATCACTTTATCGAAAAATTCAAAGGTACCTTCTTTACACAAGTAATGTTTGCGGAGTTCGAAAAAATCACACACGAAATGGCTGAGCAAGGTAAACCATTAAATGCACAAGTCTTCAATGGTGTTTACGAAAACTTATTTAGAGAATATAACGGCGATTCACTCGTATTCGATGAAGAAGTTAAATATGGCTGGGCTAGAATTCCACATTTCTATCGTCCATTTTACGTTTACAAATATGCGACTGGATTTGCTTCTGCAATTCAAATTGCCGATCAACTTCTAAGTGGTGATATCGACGCACAAAAAAATTATATCGAATTCCTAAAAGGCGGAAGTTCAGATTATCCGTTAAACCTCCTAAAGAAAACAGGAGTAGATTTAATGACACCTCAACCAATCGAAAGTGCGCTAAATCGCTTTAGTAAACTTGTTGAAGAGTTTTCAACGCTATAG